The following are encoded in a window of Salmo trutta chromosome 27, fSalTru1.1, whole genome shotgun sequence genomic DNA:
- the LOC115165102 gene encoding proline-rich extensin-like protein EPR1, whose amino-acid sequence MATLAATDMLAHMIQLPPSTPSPCKKIQLPPSTPSPYKNIQLPPSTLQKDPATPHPSTLQKDPATPPPPRHPTKISSYPITLQKDPATPHHPTKRSSYPLHPITLQKDPATPPPPHHSTKRSSYPPSTPSPYKKIQLPPPPHHPTKRSSYPPSTPSLYKKIQLPPLHPITLQKDPATPPPPHHPTKRSSYTPSTPSPYKKIQLPPLHPITLQKDPATPPPPHHSTKRSSYPPSTPSLYKKIQLPPLHPITLQKDPATPPPPHHSTKRSSYPPLHPITLQKDPATPPPPHHSTKRSSYTPLHPITLQKDPATPPPPHHSTKRSSYPPSTPSPYKKIQLPPPPHHPTKRSSYPPSTPSLYKKIQLPPLHPITLQKDPATPSTPSPYKKIQLPPPPHHPTKRSSYPPSTPSPYKKIQLPHHPTKRSSYPLHPITLQKDPATPSTPSPYKKIQLPPLHPITLQKDPATPPPPHHSTKRSSYPPSTPSLYKKIQLHPPPPHHSTKRSSYPPSTPSLYKKIQLPPLHPITLQKDPATPSTPSPYKKIQLPPLHPITLQKDPATPPPPHHPTKRSSYPLHPITLQKDPATPSTPSPYKKIQLPPPPPHHPTKRSSYPITLQKDPATPSTPSPYKKIQLPPPPHHPTKRSSYPPSTPSPYKKIQLPPPPHHPISTTSHPKCPPNSPPSPL is encoded by the coding sequence ATCCAGCtacccccctccaccccatcacCCTGCAAAAAGATCCAGCTACCCCCCTCCACCCCGTCACCCTACAAAAATATCCAGCTACCCCCCTCCACCCTACAAAAAGATCCAGctaccccccacccctccaccctacAAAAAGATCCCGCTACCCCCCCTCCACCCCGTCACCCTACAAAAATATCCAGCTACCCCATCACCCTACAAAAAGATCCAGCTACCCCCCATCACCCTACCAAAAGATCCAGCTACCCCCTCCACCCCATCACCCTACAAAAAGATCCAGctaccccccctccaccccatcacTCTACAAAAAGATCCAGctaccccccctccaccccatcacCCTACAAAAAGATCCAGCTACCCCCTCCACCCCATCACCCTACAAAAAGATCCAGctaccccccctccaccccatcacTCTACAAAAAGATCCAGctaccccccctccaccccatcacCCTACAAAAAGATCCAGCTAcaccccctccaccccatcaCCCTACAAAAAGATCCAGCTAcaccccctccaccccatcaCCCTACAAAAAGATCCAGctaccccccctccaccccatcacTCTACAAAAAGATCCAGctaccccccctccaccccatcacTCTACAAAAAGATCCAGctaccccccctccaccccatcacTCTACAAAAAGATCCAGctaccccccctccaccccatcacTCTACAAAAAGATCCAGctaccccccctccaccccatcacTCTACAAAAAGATCCAGctacccccccctccaccccatcacTCTACAAAAAGATCCAGctaccccccctccaccccatcacTCTACAAAAAGATCCAGCTAcacccccctccaccccatcacTCTACAAAAAGATCCAGctaccccccctccaccccatcacTCTACAAAAAGATCCAGctaccccccctccaccccatcacCCTACAAAAAGATCCAGCTACCCCCTCCACCCCATCACCCTACAAAAAGATCCAGctaccccccctccaccccatcacTCTACAAAAAGATCCAGctaccccccctccaccccatcacCCTACAAAAAGATCCAGCTACCCCCTCCACCCCATCACCCTACAAAAAGATCCAGCTACCCCCTCCACCCCATCACCCTACAAAAAGATCCAGctaccccccctccaccccatcacCCTACAAAAAGATCCAGCTACCCCATCACCCTACAAAAAGATCCAGCTACCCCCTCCACCCCATCACCCTACAAAAAGATCCAGCTACCCCCTCCACCCCATCACCCTACAAAAAGATCCAGctaccccccctccaccccatcacCCTACAAAAAGATCCAGctaccccccctccaccccatcacTCTACAAAAAGATCCAGctaccccccctccaccccatcacTCTACAAAAAGATCCAGCTAcacccccctccaccccatcacTCTACAAAAAGATCCAGctaccccccctccaccccatcacTCTACAAAAAGATCCAGctaccccccctccaccccatcacCCTACAAAAAGATCCAGCTACCCCCTCCACCCCATCACCCTACAAAAAGATCCAGctaccccccctccaccccatcacTCTACAAAAAGATCCAGctaccccccctccaccccatcacCCTACAAAAAGATCCAGCTACCCCCTCCACCCCATCACCCTACAAAAAGATCCAGCTACCCCCTCCACCCCATCACCCTACAAAAAGATCCAGctacccccccctccaccccatcacCCTACAAAAAGATCCAGCTACCCCATCACCCTACAAAAAGATCCAGCTACCCCCTCCACCCCATCACCCTACAAAAAGATCCAGCTACCCCCTCCACCCCATCACCCTACAAAAAGATCCAGctaccccccctccaccccatcacCCTACAAAAAGATCCAGCTACCCcctccaccccatcaccccatatCCACCACTTCTCATCCCAAATGCCCCCCCaactctccaccttctcccctgtga